In one Enterobacteriaceae endosymbiont of Donacia sparganii genomic region, the following are encoded:
- a CDS encoding porin — protein MKFNIFKILTSFLLLINITTASASEIYNKNKQKMDLYGFLEIKKAYSNKNHILKKYENTISNIILGIKGITNISSDVYGYFQFEYSLPINQTEIDKNIFPSVRLGLIGLNFNHGNNSIDFGRNYGILYDVTSYIKKDSFFIDDLMYNHNDQFMFGRTNNLLTYRNKNFFGLIKNLNFAIQYKSPFHYENNDDEDNTNDDIFLEKEKDKKGWGASVGYKIGNSGVSITGAYFNSSKIIDKNNELKNIFSIKNKKTNIIDAFSVGVKYEKNNIYLATVFSNSKNSLTYLDKYNYSFANRIKNLEIIGQYKFDNNLKTTISYVQSVGNNIPTGNHYFGGNIVFTKYVSINTIYKLSKNLSAYIGYRINLLNKNNRYTKTNHIFTDNLFGLGIIYKF, from the coding sequence ATGAAATTTAATATATTTAAAATTTTAACATCTTTCTTATTATTAATAAATATCACTACTGCCAGTGCCAGTGAAATTTATAATAAAAATAAACAAAAAATGGATTTATATGGATTTTTAGAAATTAAAAAAGCTTATTCTAATAAAAATCATATTTTAAAAAAATATGAAAATACTATTTCAAATATAATTTTAGGTATTAAAGGAATAACTAATATTTCTAGTGATGTTTATGGTTATTTTCAATTTGAATATAGTTTACCTATTAATCAAACTGAAATAGATAAAAATATTTTTCCCTCAGTACGTTTAGGTTTAATAGGTTTAAATTTTAACCATGGAAATAATTCTATAGATTTTGGAAGAAATTATGGAATTTTATATGACGTAACTTCTTATATAAAAAAAGATTCTTTTTTTATAGATGATTTAATGTATAATCATAATGATCAGTTTATGTTTGGAAGAACAAATAATCTTCTAACATATAGAAACAAAAATTTTTTTGGATTAATTAAAAATTTAAATTTTGCTATACAATATAAAAGTCCTTTTCATTATGAAAATAATGATGATGAAGATAATACAAATGATGATATTTTTTTAGAAAAAGAAAAAGATAAAAAAGGTTGGGGAGCGTCTGTTGGTTATAAAATAGGTAATTCAGGAGTTAGTATTACTGGTGCTTATTTTAATTCTTCAAAAATAATTGATAAAAATAATGAATTAAAAAATATTTTTTCTATTAAAAATAAAAAAACTAATATTATAGATGCTTTTTCTGTTGGAGTTAAATATGAAAAAAATAATATTTATTTAGCTACTGTATTTAGTAATTCAAAAAATTCGTTAACATATTTAGATAAATATAATTATTCTTTTGCGAATAGAATTAAAAATTTAGAAATTATCGGACAGTATAAATTTGATAATAACTTAAAAACTACTATTTCTTATGTTCAATCAGTAGGTAATAATATTCCTACAGGAAATCATTATTTCGGTGGAAATATAGTTTTTACAAAATATGTATCAATTAATACAATATATAAATTAAGTAAAAATTTATCTGCTTATATTGGTTATCGTATTAATTTATTAAATAAAAATAATAGATATACGAAAACAAATCATATTTTTACTGATAACCTATTTGGTTTAGGTATAATTTATAAATTTTAA
- a CDS encoding MBL fold metallo-hydrolase gives MKYIIIPVTDFNQNCYLIWCKKTLNAALIDPGGEYRKILKILNEYKLNVIKILITHCHLDHIGAAYVLSKILNIPILGPHKKDIFWLKNIKLQNKLFQLPQCKFKNNIWLNNNQNIFIGKIIFKIYHCPGHTPGHIIFFNKLNNILISGDIIFKNSIGRTDLPYSNFNVLINSIKKIILLGINTIILPGHGEKTSIYNEIKNNPFLK, from the coding sequence ATGAAATATATTATTATTCCTGTTACTGATTTTAATCAAAATTGTTATTTAATCTGGTGTAAAAAAACTTTAAATGCTGCTCTTATTGATCCAGGAGGAGAATATAGAAAAATTTTAAAAATTTTAAATGAATATAAATTAAATGTAATAAAAATTTTAATAACTCACTGTCATTTAGATCATATCGGGGCAGCTTATGTTTTATCTAAAATTTTAAATATTCCTATTTTAGGTCCTCATAAAAAAGATATTTTTTGGTTAAAAAATATAAAATTACAAAATAAACTTTTTCAATTACCACAGTGTAAATTTAAAAATAATATATGGTTAAATAATAATCAAAATATTTTTATAGGAAAAATTATTTTTAAAATATATCATTGTCCAGGACACACACCAGGTCATATAATTTTTTTTAATAAATTAAATAATATTTTAATATCAGGAGATATTATTTTTAAAAATAGCATAGGAAGAACAGATTTACCATATAGTAATTTTAATGTTTTAATTAATTCTATAAAAAAAATAATTTTATTAGGAATTAATACCATTATTTTACCTGGTCATGGAGAAAAAACGAGTATTTATAATGAAATTAAAAATAATCCTTTTTTAAAATAA
- the rpsA gene encoding 30S ribosomal protein S1, whose product MNECFADLFEKSSKNKIVNLGSIISGTVISIEKDIVLVDAGLKSESCIPITQFQNSQGNLEIKIGDTVDVALDLIEDGFGETILSREKAKRHEAWLILEKANINNSNIKGIINGKVKGGFTVDLNSIRAFLPGSLVDIRPIRDTSHLEGKELDFKVIKLDQKRNNVVVSRKAVIESENSAERNNLLNAIYEGMEIKGLVKNLTDYGAFVDLGGVDGLLHITDMAWKRVKHPSEIVNIGEEIKIKILKFDREKIRVSLGLKQLGEDPWKSISKRYPENSKLLGRVTNLTDYGCFVEIEEGVEGLVHVSEMDWTNKNIHPAKIVTINDRVKVMVLDIDEERRRISLGIKQCTINPWLEFSKNYNKGDHVKGKIKSITDFGIFVGLTGGIDGLVHLSDLSWINDGENEVHKYKKGEDITAILLQVDPERERISLGIKQLVEDPLNNYFIEYKKNNIIKGIIINIDNKNIKLKFSDGILGNIKLSEYKNYKVDNLLKYFKVGQNIEGKINNINRKNRIVNIDVNMKIIENKIMKKNKNNNFSNVMAEAFKAAKCK is encoded by the coding sequence ATGAATGAATGTTTTGCGGATTTATTTGAAAAATCATCTAAAAATAAAATCGTTAATTTAGGATCAATAATTTCTGGAACTGTTATTTCTATTGAAAAAGATATTGTTCTAGTAGATGCTGGATTAAAATCAGAATCATGTATTCCTATTACACAATTTCAAAATTCTCAAGGTAATCTTGAAATTAAGATAGGAGATACTGTAGATGTAGCATTAGATTTAATAGAAGACGGATTTGGTGAAACTATTTTATCTAGAGAGAAAGCTAAAAGACATGAAGCTTGGTTAATTTTAGAAAAAGCTAATATAAACAATAGTAATATTAAAGGTATTATTAATGGTAAAGTAAAGGGAGGTTTTACTGTAGACCTTAATAGTATTCGAGCATTTTTACCAGGATCCTTAGTAGATATTAGACCAATTAGAGATACTTCACATTTAGAAGGTAAAGAATTAGATTTTAAAGTAATAAAATTAGATCAAAAACGAAATAATGTTGTTGTTTCTAGAAAAGCAGTAATAGAATCAGAAAATAGTGCAGAAAGAAATAATTTACTTAATGCTATATATGAAGGTATGGAAATAAAAGGATTAGTAAAAAATCTTACTGATTATGGAGCATTTGTTGATTTAGGAGGGGTTGATGGATTATTACATATCACAGATATGGCATGGAAAAGAGTAAAACATCCTAGTGAAATTGTAAATATTGGGGAAGAAATTAAAATTAAAATATTAAAATTTGATAGAGAAAAAATTCGTGTTTCATTAGGATTAAAACAATTAGGAGAAGATCCATGGAAATCTATATCTAAACGTTATCCAGAAAATAGTAAATTATTAGGACGTGTAACTAATTTAACAGATTATGGATGTTTTGTAGAAATTGAAGAAGGAGTAGAAGGATTAGTTCATGTATCGGAAATGGACTGGACTAATAAGAATATACATCCTGCAAAAATAGTTACTATTAATGATAGAGTTAAAGTTATGGTATTAGATATTGATGAAGAAAGAAGAAGAATTTCTTTAGGAATCAAACAATGTACTATTAATCCTTGGTTAGAATTTTCTAAAAATTATAATAAAGGTGATCATGTTAAAGGTAAAATAAAATCAATAACAGATTTTGGTATTTTTGTTGGTTTAACTGGAGGTATAGATGGTTTAGTACATTTATCTGATTTATCATGGATAAATGATGGTGAAAATGAAGTACATAAATATAAAAAAGGTGAAGATATTACTGCTATACTTTTACAGGTAGATCCAGAAAGAGAAAGAATTTCTTTAGGAATCAAACAATTAGTTGAAGATCCTTTAAATAATTATTTTATAGAATATAAAAAAAATAATATAATAAAAGGTATTATTATAAATATAGATAATAAAAATATTAAATTAAAATTTAGTGATGGTATATTAGGTAATATCAAATTATCTGAATATAAAAATTATAAAGTAGATAATCTTTTAAAATATTTCAAAGTTGGACAAAATATAGAAGGAAAAATAAATAATATTAATCGTAAAAATAGAATAGTAAATATAGACGTTAATATGAAAATTATAGAAAATAAAATTATGAAAAAAAATAAGAATAATAATTTTTCTAATGTAATGGCAGAAGCTTTTAAAGCGGCAAAATGTAAATAA
- the aroA gene encoding 3-phosphoshikimate 1-carboxyvinyltransferase — translation MKNILILKSVNKIHGSINLPGSKSISNRVLLLSSLAYGTTKLINLLNSDDINHMLNALKKLGIKFTLSNNKTKCLIIGNHGIINPIKKIKLFLGNAGTVMRPLTALLSLNNKCDVILTGEPRMKERPIKHLVDTLRNGGAIINYLEKKNFPPIHIKGGFQGNNSITIESSISSQFLTSLLIISPLIKADTLIKVNNNLVSKPYIDITIKLMKIFGVYVKNYNYKYFKISGQQNYISPGEYLIEGDASSASYFLSAAAIKGGTVKLKNINKDSIQGDIKYVNILQKMGAIVYYGKNYISCTKNILKSINMDLNDIPDVAMTIAVTSLFASGITTIKNIYNWRVKETDRLKAMSNELKKTGAKIITGLDYIIIFPPKYIKETIIETYNDHRMAMCFSLLSLSNKSVSIINPNCTSKTYPNFFKEFKKISFYN, via the coding sequence ATGAAAAATATTTTAATTTTAAAATCTGTTAATAAAATTCATGGTTCTATAAATTTACCTGGATCTAAAAGTATCTCAAATAGAGTTTTATTATTATCTTCCTTAGCTTATGGTACTACTAAATTAATAAATTTACTTAATAGTGATGATATTAATCATATGCTAAATGCATTAAAAAAATTAGGAATTAAATTTACTTTATCAAATAATAAAACAAAATGTCTAATTATAGGAAATCATGGAATAATTAATCCTATAAAAAAAATAAAATTATTTCTTGGAAATGCTGGTACTGTAATGAGACCATTAACAGCTTTATTATCATTAAATAATAAATGTGATGTTATTTTAACTGGTGAACCAAGGATGAAAGAAAGACCTATAAAACATCTTGTAGATACTTTAAGGAATGGTGGAGCTATCATAAATTATTTAGAAAAAAAAAATTTTCCTCCTATACATATAAAAGGTGGTTTCCAGGGAAATAATTCTATTACTATAGAAAGTTCAATTTCTAGTCAATTTTTAACATCTTTATTAATTATAAGTCCTTTAATAAAAGCAGATACTTTAATTAAAGTAAATAATAATTTAGTATCAAAACCATATATTGATATAACTATTAAATTAATGAAAATTTTTGGTGTTTATGTAAAAAATTATAATTATAAATATTTTAAAATTTCTGGACAACAAAATTATATCTCTCCAGGAGAATATCTTATAGAGGGAGATGCATCTTCTGCATCATATTTTTTATCTGCAGCTGCAATTAAAGGAGGTACAGTAAAATTAAAAAATATAAATAAGGATAGTATTCAAGGAGATATAAAATATGTTAATATTTTACAAAAAATGGGGGCCATAGTATATTATGGTAAAAATTATATTAGTTGTACAAAAAATATTTTAAAATCCATAAATATGGATTTAAATGATATTCCAGATGTAGCTATGACTATAGCAGTTACTAGTTTATTTGCAAGTGGAATTACAACTATTAAAAATATATATAATTGGCGTGTAAAAGAAACTGATCGTTTAAAAGCAATGTCTAATGAATTAAAAAAAACAGGGGCAAAAATTATTACAGGTTTAGATTATATTATTATTTTTCCTCCTAAATATATAAAAGAAACTATAATTGAAACTTATAACGATCATCGTATGGCTATGTGTTTTTCATTATTATCATTATCTAATAAATCTGTAAGTATTATTAATCCTAACTGTACTAGTAAAACATATCCTAATTTTTTTAAAGAATTTAAAAAAATTAGTTTTTATAATTAA
- the serC gene encoding 3-phosphoserine/phosphohydroxythreonine transaminase, protein MKKIFNFSPGPSALPEEVLKKAQNELRNWNNLNISIMEISHRSSDFIKLIKDIKQDLRELINIPSHYEILFCQGGARAQFSAIPMNLLFYNETADYANIGHWSNKAIEEAIKYCKPNIINPVKKKNGVYYIKKMKYWNLNKNSKYIHYCPNETIEGIAINEEPKLKNKIIIADLSSSILAKEINIENYGMIYASAQKNIGPAGLTILVIKKDLILNNKKRKELPSVLDYQIMSKYNSMFNTPPTFSLYLSGLVLKWLKKKGGIKYISKINKKKAKLLYSTIDNSNFYINKIKSCNRSITNIVFHLKNSKKENLFLEKAKEHGLYYLKGHKIIGGIRASIYNAMPIEGVEKLINFMNDFEKIYS, encoded by the coding sequence ATGAAAAAAATATTTAATTTTAGCCCTGGTCCTTCAGCATTACCTGAGGAAGTATTAAAAAAAGCACAAAATGAATTAAGAAATTGGAATAATTTAAATATTTCCATTATGGAAATTAGTCATCGTAGTAGCGATTTTATAAAATTAATAAAAGATATAAAACAAGATCTACGTGAACTAATTAATATACCATCACATTATGAAATATTATTTTGTCAAGGAGGTGCCAGAGCACAATTTTCAGCTATACCAATGAATTTATTATTTTATAATGAAACAGCTGATTATGCTAATATTGGTCATTGGTCTAATAAAGCAATAGAAGAAGCAATAAAATATTGTAAACCTAATATAATTAATCCAGTAAAAAAAAAAAACGGAGTATACTACATAAAAAAAATGAAATATTGGAATCTTAATAAAAATTCTAAATATATACATTATTGTCCTAATGAAACTATAGAAGGGATAGCAATAAATGAAGAACCTAAATTAAAAAATAAAATTATTATAGCAGATTTATCATCTTCTATTCTTGCAAAAGAAATAAATATTGAAAATTATGGTATGATATATGCAAGTGCACAAAAGAATATTGGTCCAGCAGGATTAACTATTTTAGTTATTAAAAAAGATTTAATTTTAAATAATAAAAAACGTAAAGAATTACCTTCAGTATTAGATTATCAAATTATGTCTAAATATAATTCAATGTTTAATACACCTCCTACTTTTTCTTTATATTTATCAGGATTAGTTTTAAAATGGTTAAAAAAAAAGGGGGGGATAAAATATATTAGTAAAATAAACAAAAAAAAAGCAAAATTACTCTATTCTACGATAGATAATAGTAATTTTTATATAAATAAAATTAAATCTTGTAATAGATCTATAACAAATATTGTTTTTCACTTAAAAAATTCTAAAAAAGAAAATTTATTTTTAGAAAAAGCAAAAGAACATGGATTATATTACCTTAAAGGTCATAAAATAATAGGGGGGATACGAGCATCTATATATAATGCTATGCCTATAGAGGGAGTTGAAAAATTAATAAATTTTATGAATGATTTTGAAAAAATATATTCATAA
- the rodA gene encoding rod shape-determining protein RodA: protein MKKKKFNYFIHSVLHIDLILLFIITLILIISLFVTWSAIGVHNHIFIKHKLIQICIGFIIMLIAVQIPPDIYEKYSFLFYWFSVFLLIAVEFTGYTTKGAQRWLNIRFIKFQPSEIAKISVPLVIAHILNKTDYPIKTETFFRIMILILIPTILVAKQPDLGTAILISLSGAIILFLAGLSWKKIINSIILFIIFFPFAWIFLFHDYQRERISMLLKSHYDVLGKGYHIFQSKIAISSGGIFGKGWLNGTQTQLNFLPEKHTDFIFSVLAEEFGFVGVLVIIILYLLLIGRSIFLSLKCRFIFNKIMISGITLLFFLCTFINISMVSGLLPIVGIPLPLISYGGTSLVVTMAHFGIIMSMYTHDSKI, encoded by the coding sequence ATGAAAAAAAAAAAATTTAATTATTTTATTCATTCTGTTTTACATATAGATTTAATATTATTATTTATCATTACATTAATTTTAATAATTAGTTTATTTGTAACATGGAGTGCAATAGGTGTCCATAACCATATTTTTATAAAACATAAATTAATACAAATTTGTATAGGTTTTATAATTATGTTAATAGCGGTACAAATTCCTCCAGATATTTATGAAAAATATTCTTTTTTATTTTATTGGTTTTCTGTTTTTTTATTGATTGCAGTAGAATTTACTGGTTACACTACAAAAGGTGCACAGAGATGGTTAAATATCCGTTTTATTAAATTTCAACCATCTGAAATAGCTAAAATATCTGTTCCTTTAGTTATTGCTCATATTCTTAATAAAACAGACTATCCTATTAAAACTGAAACATTTTTTAGAATAATGATTCTTATTTTAATACCTACTATTTTAGTAGCTAAACAACCAGATTTAGGTACTGCTATATTAATTAGTTTATCTGGTGCTATTATATTATTTTTAGCTGGATTATCTTGGAAAAAAATTATAAATAGTATTATTTTATTTATAATATTTTTTCCTTTTGCATGGATATTTTTATTTCATGATTATCAAAGAGAAAGAATATCTATGCTATTAAAATCACATTATGATGTTTTAGGTAAAGGATATCATATTTTTCAGTCTAAAATAGCAATTAGCTCTGGAGGTATATTTGGTAAGGGATGGTTAAATGGTACACAAACACAATTAAATTTTTTACCAGAAAAACATACTGATTTTATATTTTCTGTATTAGCTGAAGAATTTGGTTTTGTAGGAGTCTTAGTAATAATAATTTTATATTTATTGTTAATAGGAAGAAGTATATTTTTATCGTTAAAATGTCGTTTTATTTTTAATAAAATAATGATTAGTGGGATAACGTTATTATTTTTTTTATGTACATTTATCAATATTAGTATGGTAAGTGGTTTATTACCTATTGTAGGAATTCCTTTACCATTAATAAGTTATGGAGGTACTTCTCTTGTAGTAACTATGGCTCATTTTGGAATTATAATGTCTATGTATACTCATGATAGTAAAATATAA